A genomic region of Saccopteryx bilineata isolate mSacBil1 chromosome 1, mSacBil1_pri_phased_curated, whole genome shotgun sequence contains the following coding sequences:
- the APOLD1 gene encoding apolipoprotein L domain-containing protein 1 isoform X2, with amino-acid sequence MDMDRPAAWELQGPEALRRFQGLLLDRRGQLHGQLLRLREVARRLERLGRRSLAANVAGSSLSAAGAVTAIVGLSLSPVTLGVSLLASAVGLGVATAGGAVTITSDLSLIVCNSREVRRVQEIAATCQDQMREILSCLEFFCRWQGRGDRQLLQCGRNASIALYNSVYFIVFFGSRGFLIPRRAEGATKVSQAVLKAKVQKLAESLESCTGALDELSEQLESRVQLYSKSRHGHDLKISADQSSVLFF; translated from the coding sequence GATATGGACCGGCCGGCGGCCTGGGAGCTGCAGGGCCCCGAAGCGCTGCGGCGTTTCCAGGGGCTCCTGCTGGACCGCCGCGGCCAGCTGCACGGCCAGCTGCTGCGCCTGCGCGAGGTGGCCCGGCGCCTCGAGCGCCTCGGCAGGCGCTCCCTGGCGGCCAATGTGGCGGGCAGCTCTCTGAGCGCCGCCGGCGCCGTCACCGCCATCGTGGGGCTCTCGCTCAGCCCGGTCACCTTGGGGGTCTCGCTCCTGGCTTCCGccgtggggctgggggtggccaCCGCCGGAGGGGCCGTCACCATCACGTCGGATCTCTCCCTGATCGTCTGCAACTCCCGGGAGGTGCGGAGGGTGCAGGAGATCGCAGCCACCTGCCAGGACCAGATGCGCGAGATCCTGAGCTGCCTCGAGTTCTTCTGCCGCTGGCAGGGCCGCGGGGACCGCCAGCTGCTGCAGTGCGGGAGGAACGCCTCCATCGCTCTGTACAACTCTGTCTACTTTATCGTCTTCTTCGGCTCACGTGGCTTCCTCATCCCCAGGCGGGCCGAGGGGGCCACCAAGGTTAGCCAGGCCGTGCTGAAGGCCAAGGTTCAGAAACTGGCAGAGAGCCTGGAGTCCTGTACCGGGGCTCTGGACGAACTCAGTGAGCAGCTGGAGTCCAGAGTCCAGCTCTACTCGAAGTCCAGACATGGCCACGACCTCAAGATCTCTGCTGACCAGTCCTCGGTGCTGTTTTTCTGA